The following are encoded together in the Blautia obeum ATCC 29174 genome:
- a CDS encoding PocR ligand-binding domain-containing protein: MISSFDIAKLHSLLKDFYQLTKIRITVFDDSFRELTSYPDEIADFCKLIRQTPGCAMKCHLCDRHACDIASRRTSSYTYHCHAGLTESIIPIRMGNIVIGYLLFGHVFSYTSYDEGWKVIRERCADYGISFDELEKCCRKLPNLSEEYIDSASHIMKAVASYLCMDRMVSMHQQELPVQIDEYIQSHYTERIDAVSIAQHFHIGKTKIYEIARQNYGMGIAEYIRKLRIDRARQLLAEQTDLSLAEIAYKCGFSDYNYFITVFKKLVGVPPIAYRQQIVKAE, translated from the coding sequence ATGATATCCAGCTTTGATATTGCCAAATTGCATTCTTTGTTAAAAGACTTTTATCAGCTCACAAAAATCCGCATCACTGTTTTTGATGACTCTTTTCGTGAACTGACTTCTTATCCGGATGAGATCGCAGATTTCTGTAAGCTGATCCGCCAGACACCCGGCTGTGCCATGAAATGTCATCTGTGTGACCGCCATGCCTGTGATATTGCTTCGCGTCGTACTTCTTCTTATACTTATCACTGTCATGCCGGGCTTACAGAGAGTATCATCCCGATCCGTATGGGAAACATTGTGATCGGTTATCTTCTGTTCGGACATGTTTTTTCGTATACAAGTTATGACGAGGGTTGGAAAGTGATCCGTGAGAGATGTGCAGATTATGGAATTTCTTTTGATGAGCTTGAGAAATGCTGCCGGAAGCTTCCAAACCTTTCGGAAGAATATATTGATTCCGCTTCGCATATTATGAAAGCGGTCGCATCTTATCTTTGTATGGACCGTATGGTTTCGATGCATCAGCAGGAACTTCCAGTACAGATTGATGAATATATTCAGTCACACTACACTGAAAGAATCGACGCGGTGTCGATTGCACAGCATTTTCACATTGGAAAAACGAAGATTTATGAAATCGCCCGGCAGAATTATGGAATGGGCATCGCGGAATATATCCGGAAACTGCGGATTGACCGGGCAAGACAGCTTCTGGCGGAGCAGACGGATCTGTCACTTGCTGAGATTGCCTATAAGTGTGGTTTCAGTGATTATAATTATTTTATCACGGTATTTAAGAAGCTGGTCGGAGTTCCACCGATCGCGTACCGGCAACAGATCGTGAAGGCAGAGTAA
- a CDS encoding aldo/keto reductase, translating to MAEFIDPAIVPKVTLPSGEEVPCMGMGTFGSDRVSAEDVSAAVAGAIRSGYRMFDCAACYGNEHQIGEVFKTAFDEGVVERKDLFIMTKVWNDMHRKVEEACTKSIQDLQCDYVDLYFIHWPFPNYHAPFCDVDSRNPDSRPFSVEEFMDTYRQCEELVEKGKIRYIGISNMTIPKLEAVLPLMKIKPAACELELHPCFQQQEQYDYLVAHNIQPVGYMPLGSPRRPERDICPEDVADMQTPEMQEIAKAHGVHPALIALKWAHQRGEISIPFSVHNYVSNLKCVTEDPLTEEEMAKIGTLERGNRLVKGQVFLWEGAKDWHDLWDEEGFIVK from the coding sequence ATGGCAGAATTTATTGATCCGGCAATCGTGCCGAAGGTAACACTTCCGTCAGGAGAAGAAGTTCCATGTATGGGTATGGGAACCTTTGGTTCTGACAGAGTAAGCGCTGAAGATGTTTCGGCAGCAGTTGCAGGTGCAATCCGCAGCGGATATCGTATGTTTGACTGTGCAGCATGCTACGGAAATGAACATCAGATAGGTGAGGTTTTCAAAACAGCTTTTGATGAAGGTGTCGTAGAAAGAAAAGATCTTTTTATCATGACAAAAGTATGGAATGACATGCACAGAAAGGTCGAAGAAGCCTGCACAAAGAGTATTCAGGATCTTCAGTGCGATTATGTAGATCTGTATTTCATTCACTGGCCATTCCCGAACTATCATGCACCATTCTGTGATGTAGATTCCAGAAATCCAGATTCCAGACCATTCAGCGTAGAAGAATTCATGGATACATATCGTCAGTGTGAAGAACTGGTAGAAAAAGGAAAAATCCGTTATATTGGTATTTCCAATATGACCATCCCGAAACTGGAAGCGGTTCTTCCTTTAATGAAAATCAAACCGGCAGCCTGTGAACTGGAACTTCATCCATGCTTCCAGCAGCAGGAACAGTATGATTATCTTGTTGCTCATAATATCCAGCCGGTAGGCTATATGCCACTTGGTTCACCGAGAAGACCGGAAAGAGATATCTGTCCGGAAGATGTTGCGGATATGCAGACACCGGAAATGCAGGAAATTGCCAAAGCACACGGTGTTCATCCTGCACTGATCGCTCTGAAATGGGCTCATCAGAGAGGTGAGATTTCTATTCCATTCTCTGTACATAATTATGTAAGTAATCTGAAGTGTGTGACAGAAGATCCGTTGACAGAAGAAGAAATGGCCAAGATTGGAACACTGGAAAGAGGAAACCGTCTGGTTAAAGGCCAGGTATTCCTGTGGGAAGGTGCAAAGGATTGGCATGATCTGTGGGATGAAGAGGGATTTATTGTTAAGTAA
- the pfkB gene encoding 1-phosphofructokinase, giving the protein MILTVTLNAAIDKRYVVDDFKVGEVNRVRECSYVPGGKGLNVSKPASIYGAKVVATGFVGGHAGNYIEDALKPFGIKGEFYHVDAESRSCINIWDEVNHVQTEFLEPGFTLTEEDFQGFEKKFTELVKDADVVSMSGSVPKGLDGTAYQRLVKIVKEAGKPVILDTSGKLLEMGIKACPTLIKPNIDEIRMLTGTHCDDIQDIIDAAKTIHANGVEIVVVSLGADGSLAVGEEGIFRAIVPKIDAVNTVGCGDSMIAGFALGLSEGLSLEETLRRASAISAAAAMREETGFFVMEDMEKLLPQIVIQKLYN; this is encoded by the coding sequence ATGATACTGACAGTAACATTAAATGCTGCAATCGATAAACGATATGTAGTCGATGATTTTAAAGTAGGCGAAGTAAACCGTGTCCGGGAATGTTCTTACGTTCCCGGAGGCAAAGGTCTCAATGTATCCAAGCCGGCATCTATTTATGGTGCGAAAGTCGTAGCAACCGGATTTGTAGGTGGCCACGCAGGAAACTATATTGAAGATGCTCTGAAACCGTTTGGAATCAAAGGTGAGTTTTATCATGTAGATGCGGAAAGCAGATCCTGCATCAATATCTGGGATGAAGTGAATCATGTCCAGACAGAATTTCTGGAACCGGGATTTACGTTGACTGAAGAAGATTTCCAGGGATTCGAAAAGAAATTTACAGAGCTTGTTAAGGATGCAGATGTTGTTTCCATGTCCGGAAGTGTACCGAAGGGTCTTGATGGAACTGCATATCAGAGACTGGTCAAAATTGTAAAAGAAGCCGGCAAACCGGTGATCCTTGATACCAGTGGCAAACTGCTTGAAATGGGAATCAAAGCATGTCCGACACTGATAAAACCAAATATTGATGAGATTCGTATGCTGACGGGCACACACTGTGATGATATTCAGGATATCATTGATGCAGCTAAGACAATCCATGCAAACGGAGTGGAAATCGTAGTAGTTTCCCTTGGAGCAGATGGTTCTCTTGCTGTTGGTGAAGAGGGAATTTTCCGGGCAATCGTTCCAAAGATTGATGCAGTAAATACCGTAGGATGTGGTGATTCCATGATCGCTGGATTTGCACTTGGTTTAAGCGAGGGCCTTTCTCTGGAAGAAACTTTAAGAAGAGCAAGTGCGATCTCAGCCGCTGCGGCAATGCGTGAAGAAACGGGATTTTTTGTAATGGAAGATATGGAAAAACTGCTTCCGCAGATTGTTATACAAAAACTATATAATTAA
- a CDS encoding galactitol-1-phosphate 5-dehydrogenase translates to MKAAVVVANEDVQYQEVEEPKVTKGTVKIKVRYSGICGSDIPRVLNHGVHFYPIVLGHEFSGDVVEVGEGVTKVKVGDRVSGAPLLPCMKCDDCQKGNFSLCKHYSFIGSRQQGSNADYVVVPEQNAVPFDKTVPYEQGAMFEPATVAIHGVFQNDYHGGEYVAILGGGTVGMFTMQWTKIFGSKKVVVFDISDERLALAKRLGADEVINTKEEGYMEKAMAITGGKGYGFVFETAGQVPTMHMAFELAANKAHVCFIGTPHENLTFTPKQWENMNRKEFKLTGSWMSYSAPFPGREWDLTAHYFATGQLKFDPGFIYKKIPMSQAQEAFQLFKTPGLVKGKILLSNEEE, encoded by the coding sequence ATGAAAGCAGCAGTAGTAGTTGCAAATGAAGATGTACAGTATCAGGAAGTCGAAGAACCAAAAGTAACCAAAGGAACTGTAAAAATCAAAGTCAGATACTCTGGTATCTGTGGTTCTGACATTCCTCGTGTTCTCAATCACGGAGTTCATTTTTATCCAATTGTTCTGGGACATGAATTTTCCGGTGATGTGGTAGAAGTTGGCGAAGGCGTAACCAAAGTTAAAGTTGGGGATCGTGTATCCGGTGCTCCACTTCTTCCGTGCATGAAATGTGACGATTGTCAGAAGGGTAACTTCTCTCTTTGCAAACATTACAGCTTTATTGGTTCCAGACAGCAGGGCAGCAATGCAGATTATGTAGTAGTTCCGGAGCAGAATGCAGTTCCGTTTGATAAAACAGTTCCGTATGAGCAGGGCGCTATGTTTGAACCTGCAACAGTTGCAATCCATGGGGTATTCCAGAATGATTATCATGGTGGAGAATATGTTGCGATCCTTGGTGGCGGTACAGTCGGAATGTTCACTATGCAGTGGACAAAGATCTTCGGTTCCAAAAAAGTTGTTGTATTTGATATCAGTGATGAACGTCTTGCACTTGCAAAACGTCTTGGTGCAGATGAAGTCATCAATACAAAAGAAGAAGGATATATGGAAAAAGCCATGGCTATTACAGGCGGAAAAGGATATGGTTTCGTATTTGAGACAGCCGGACAGGTTCCGACCATGCATATGGCATTTGAACTGGCTGCAAACAAAGCTCATGTATGCTTCATCGGAACACCGCATGAGAATCTGACCTTTACACCAAAACAGTGGGAAAATATGAACCGTAAAGAATTCAAACTGACAGGTTCATGGATGTCTTACAGTGCACCATTCCCGGGACGTGAATGGGATCTGACCGCGCATTATTTTGCAACCGGTCAGCTGAAATTTGATCCGGGCTTCATTTATAAGAAGATTCCGATGAGCCAGGCACAGGAAGCATTCCAGTTATTTAAGACACCGGGGCTTGTAAAAGGTAAGATCCTGTTATCAAACGAGGAAGAATAA
- the xylB gene encoding xylulokinase: MKKSYLLGIDIGTSACKVAVFDREGRVLAAANGAYPVYYPHEGWAEQNPEEWWSAVCQATEETIQKAGIAPEEIAGVGIDGQSWSAIAIDQEGKVLTNTPIWMDTRAQAICDRLNQKVGADKIFKISGNSLQPSYSTAKIIWYRENKPEVYEKIYKILQSNSYIAFKLTDAITQDVSQGYGLHCFDMKKGCWDEEMCEQLGIPMGFLPEICDCDHVVGTVTAKAAAECGLAEGTPVVAGGLDAACGTLGAGVIHTGETQEQGGQAGGMSICTDEYKADPRLILSYHVVPGKWLLQGGTTGGGGVMRWFEHEFADYERMMKEETGTSSLDQLNEIAEKVAPGCDGMVFLPYMSGERSPIWNPYAKGVFYGLDFAKTKGHMVRACMEGVALSLRHNLEVAEEAGAEAEVLRAMGGSANSLLWTQIKSDITGKPIVVPASDTATTLGAAILAGVGVGFYKDYDEAVSLTVKETRRHEPSPENKAIYDQTYQTYLELYKSLAHMMTAK, translated from the coding sequence ATGAAAAAATCATATTTACTTGGAATTGACATCGGAACAAGTGCCTGTAAGGTTGCTGTATTTGACAGAGAAGGCAGAGTCCTTGCAGCAGCAAATGGTGCTTATCCGGTATATTATCCGCATGAGGGATGGGCAGAGCAGAATCCTGAAGAATGGTGGAGCGCAGTCTGCCAGGCAACAGAGGAAACGATACAGAAAGCCGGAATCGCACCGGAAGAAATCGCCGGAGTGGGAATTGACGGACAGAGCTGGTCGGCAATTGCAATAGATCAGGAAGGAAAAGTCCTTACGAATACTCCGATCTGGATGGATACCAGAGCACAGGCTATTTGTGACAGACTGAACCAGAAGGTTGGGGCTGATAAGATTTTTAAGATATCAGGAAATTCCCTTCAGCCGTCTTATTCTACAGCAAAGATCATCTGGTACAGAGAAAATAAGCCGGAAGTTTACGAGAAAATCTATAAGATCCTTCAGTCGAACAGTTATATCGCATTTAAACTGACAGATGCGATCACACAGGATGTTTCTCAGGGTTATGGATTACATTGTTTTGATATGAAAAAAGGATGCTGGGATGAAGAGATGTGTGAACAGCTTGGAATTCCGATGGGATTCCTTCCGGAAATATGTGACTGTGATCATGTGGTAGGCACTGTCACCGCGAAGGCAGCAGCAGAGTGTGGACTTGCCGAGGGAACACCGGTTGTTGCCGGTGGACTTGATGCTGCATGCGGAACGCTTGGAGCTGGTGTGATCCATACAGGAGAAACACAGGAACAGGGAGGACAGGCCGGGGGAATGAGCATTTGTACAGATGAGTACAAAGCTGATCCAAGGTTGATCCTCAGTTATCATGTTGTTCCGGGCAAGTGGCTCCTTCAGGGAGGAACTACCGGAGGCGGTGGAGTCATGCGCTGGTTTGAACATGAATTTGCAGACTATGAGCGTATGATGAAAGAAGAGACAGGAACTTCATCACTGGATCAGCTTAATGAAATCGCAGAAAAAGTAGCCCCGGGATGTGATGGAATGGTATTTCTTCCATATATGTCCGGAGAGCGCTCACCAATCTGGAATCCGTATGCAAAAGGTGTTTTCTACGGCCTGGATTTTGCCAAGACCAAGGGACATATGGTGCGTGCCTGTATGGAAGGAGTGGCTCTTTCCCTGAGACATAACCTGGAAGTTGCAGAGGAAGCCGGAGCGGAGGCAGAAGTTCTGAGAGCCATGGGTGGATCTGCGAATTCTTTACTCTGGACACAGATTAAATCCGATATTACAGGTAAACCGATCGTTGTTCCGGCATCTGATACGGCTACGACACTTGGAGCAGCAATCCTTGCAGGCGTAGGAGTTGGATTCTATAAGGATTATGATGAGGCAGTTTCACTTACTGTCAAAGAAACCCGCCGTCATGAACCGAGTCCGGAGAACAAAGCCATCTACGACCAGACTTACCAGACATACCTTGAACTCTATAAGTCCCTGGCCCACATGATGACCGCGAAATAA
- a CDS encoding LacI family DNA-binding transcriptional regulator encodes MAATMKDIARRTGLGLATISSYFNGGNVREKNRIKIEEAIEELHYEVNEVARGLKTNATKTIGVVIPELNNTFCAEIITGMEDVLRSHGYATIVCDCRTDKKLEREAIEFLIRRRVDGVINMPVDEEGNHLKKFQRTGKPIVLIDRKIQGISCDSVLVDNKKAAEDAVRQFIERGHRYIGIIGGPKGIFTAQERMAGYYRALEKAGIPVRESLICHGDYTIQGGVRSLEELVQKNPDMTAVFVTNYEMTMGAMIGVNELGIQIPEQLSVIGFDNLQFARACNPKLTIVSQPTDGIAREVARIMLEHLENGKKESEEFFTEKLQTEIIEGKSVNTLK; translated from the coding sequence ATGGCGGCAACAATGAAAGACATCGCCAGACGGACTGGCCTTGGTCTGGCTACGATTTCTTCGTATTTTAATGGCGGTAACGTCCGAGAGAAAAACAGAATAAAGATTGAAGAAGCCATCGAGGAACTTCATTATGAAGTCAATGAAGTTGCCAGGGGGCTGAAGACGAATGCGACCAAAACGATAGGTGTTGTGATTCCAGAGTTGAATAATACATTCTGTGCTGAAATTATAACGGGTATGGAAGATGTCCTTCGAAGTCATGGCTATGCCACGATCGTCTGTGACTGTCGAACCGATAAGAAACTGGAACGGGAGGCAATAGAGTTCCTGATCCGCAGGCGGGTTGACGGGGTTATTAATATGCCGGTCGATGAAGAAGGAAATCATCTGAAGAAATTTCAGAGGACAGGAAAACCAATCGTTCTGATTGACCGTAAGATACAGGGAATTTCCTGTGACAGTGTGTTGGTGGACAATAAAAAAGCTGCGGAGGATGCAGTACGACAGTTTATAGAAAGAGGCCATCGCTATATCGGGATCATCGGTGGACCGAAGGGGATTTTTACTGCACAGGAACGTATGGCCGGATATTACAGAGCATTGGAAAAGGCCGGAATTCCGGTCAGAGAGTCCCTGATCTGTCATGGAGATTATACGATTCAGGGCGGTGTACGGAGTCTGGAGGAACTGGTGCAGAAAAATCCGGATATGACAGCGGTGTTTGTGACCAACTACGAAATGACAATGGGGGCCATGATCGGAGTAAATGAACTTGGAATACAGATACCGGAACAGCTTTCTGTGATTGGTTTTGACAATCTGCAGTTTGCGAGGGCATGTAACCCAAAGCTGACGATCGTATCACAGCCAACGGATGGAATTGCCAGAGAAGTGGCAAGAATCATGCTGGAACATCTGGAAAATGGCAAAAAAGAATCAGAAGAGTTTTTTACAGAAAAACTGCAGACAGAAATCATAGAAGGCAAGTCTGTAAATACTTTAAAATGA
- a CDS encoding class II fructose-bisphosphate aldolase, which produces MPLVTSKEMLSKAQKGGYAVGAFNAENMEMVKAIIQAAEELKAPVMIQTTPSTVKYGTVDTYAAIVAAEAKKASVPVCLHLDHGSSFELAMQAMHAGYTSVMIDGSKLDFEANIAETKRVADVAKALDIPCEAELGKVGGKEDDLEAEADTNTDPQEAKEFVERTGVTSLAVAIGTAHGFYVGTPVLDKERLSEIREVVDIPLVLHGASGLSDEDVMDCVKRGICKVNFATELRAAYSKAVKELLAEKPDTIDPKAYGKTAIAAVKELVMARMKVCGCDGKAE; this is translated from the coding sequence ATGCCACTTGTTACATCAAAAGAAATGCTGTCCAAAGCTCAGAAAGGCGGTTATGCAGTAGGTGCATTTAACGCAGAGAACATGGAGATGGTCAAAGCAATCATCCAGGCAGCAGAAGAACTCAAAGCACCTGTTATGATCCAGACTACACCATCTACAGTTAAATACGGTACCGTAGATACCTATGCGGCAATCGTTGCAGCAGAAGCAAAGAAAGCATCTGTTCCGGTATGCCTTCATCTGGACCATGGCAGCAGCTTTGAGCTTGCTATGCAGGCAATGCATGCAGGATATACTTCTGTTATGATCGATGGATCCAAACTGGATTTTGAAGCAAACATCGCAGAGACCAAACGTGTGGCAGATGTAGCAAAAGCACTTGATATTCCATGCGAAGCAGAACTTGGTAAGGTCGGCGGTAAAGAAGATGATCTGGAAGCAGAGGCAGACACCAACACAGATCCACAGGAAGCAAAAGAATTCGTAGAGCGTACAGGAGTTACATCTCTTGCAGTTGCAATCGGAACTGCACATGGTTTCTATGTGGGAACACCGGTTCTCGACAAAGAACGTCTCAGTGAGATTCGTGAAGTTGTAGACATTCCGCTGGTTCTCCATGGCGCATCCGGACTCAGCGATGAAGATGTTATGGATTGTGTAAAACGTGGTATCTGCAAAGTAAACTTTGCTACAGAACTTCGGGCAGCATATTCTAAGGCAGTGAAAGAACTTCTTGCAGAAAAACCGGATACCATTGATCCAAAGGCATATGGTAAGACAGCTATTGCAGCGGTGAAGGAACTGGTTATGGCAAGAATGAAAGTCTGCGGATGTGACGGAAAAGCAGAATAA
- a CDS encoding RbsD/FucU family protein codes for MLKGIPEILSPELLKVLCEMGHSDRLVIADGNFPVESMGKNAITIRCDGHGVPEILEAILKVFPLDTYVEHPVNLMEVMPGDDVETPIWDTYKEIIRKYDDRGDAVVGNIERFAFYDEAKTAYCIISTSEKALYANVMLQKGVVINK; via the coding sequence ATGTTAAAAGGAATTCCTGAAATCTTATCACCTGAATTATTAAAGGTATTATGTGAAATGGGACACAGCGATCGTCTTGTTATCGCAGACGGTAACTTCCCGGTTGAATCTATGGGTAAAAATGCGATTACCATCCGCTGTGACGGACATGGTGTTCCGGAAATTCTGGAAGCGATCCTGAAAGTTTTCCCACTGGATACTTATGTAGAACATCCGGTTAACCTGATGGAAGTAATGCCTGGTGACGATGTAGAAACCCCGATCTGGGATACCTACAAAGAGATCATCCGTAAATATGATGACAGAGGAGATGCTGTAGTAGGAAACATCGAACGTTTTGCATTCTATGATGAAGCCAAAACAGCTTACTGCATCATTTCTACAAGCGAAAAAGCTCTGTATGCAAATGTTATGCTGCAGAAAGGTGTTGTTATCAACAAATAA